The sequence CCACAAACTTGCTCGCGGACTCAGTACTCAGAGATGTTCAAGAAAGCGTGTCCGAACGCGTATAGCTACCCTTACGATGATGTTTCAAGCCGTTTCACGTGCTCTGGGTCGAATATCTTGATAACGTTTTGTCCAAAAGAGTTGTGATCATGATTCCAGATTACAGGGACGTTATCTTCTTCGTTTATGGTTTTGTTATTGGGTTTGGTATAATtggatggaaaaataatttattgtaagaatatggtgatgtcttttcttttcttttcttttttcttggttttcaaGAGCATTTCCCCCACCTTCAATACTAGTAAGATTCTGTTATCGGATGTATTTCCCCCACCTTCCCTCTATTAATTTCTTGAAAAGAAACATTTTCTCATTTGATAGGCCTTCTACCCTCTGTTTGTTAACAAAGCTATCTATTAAATAAACTCGTATAAGATAAGCTGTAAACAAGTTTGTATAAAACTTGCCTAAACTCATTAGCTCCCTCAAAAACACATATTATTTATGGCATATATAGCTCACCAGATATGGCATACGTAGTAGCTATGATGAacacatatatgatatattagagaATGAAGAAACAAGATCTGTGCTAGCTATGATGAATGCTAGTTCCGGCATCTGTTTTGGCCCCAGACCGAACCCGAACCGATTGTTAGTCAGATTCTTGCGCAACATTCAATCATTACCAGTGGTGAAACGCTGTAAAATGGGGAACAAAACGGAATGAATACGAACcacaatgaaaaaaatgaagcttTTCTTTACTTCTTCTAAGGCCTTCGGCCGAAGTTCTGTTCactcaaacattttttttcctggacTCTCTACAAGCGGCTTCCAGATTACAAAGCTCTGAAAACCCAGACTCGGTAACCTTAAACTACCCACCCAACTTAATATTTTTGGGCAATGTGAAAGGAAACCTACATCTAAGGCTGGTGCATTACATGCCATTTTCCCTATAATAAACCCCCCATACAATTACAACCCAATATGGATAAAACAACAAACACAACGAAAAAGATTAAGtcccccaaaaaataaaatactaaagcTACCTACTTTTTACAGACATTCCTTTCCAGGAACTATTGCTGAGATAGAAAATACTCAGCATCCGATCAAGTAATGAGAGTTTCATTTCACTGGACCCTGTGCACTGCCCCTCAGTTTCCCCATCACGGCTGAAGAGGGTCTGGTCTGAGCAGTCAAGTGAAGCTCCACAAGCTAAATTATACGACTGACATGCTGAATGGCACACCCGAAgcctgttgtcaccatccttGTCGCACTTCTGGATTGAGATCTGGTGATTCAGGCCAATCTTGTTTAGTCAAACAGATACCAAAAccaattttgaattcaaatggcccaaaaactaGTATATTTGACACCATATCAAGTCTTAACGGCAAGTAAATGGTGCCACATGGGGGGAACAGAAATATCTCATATAAATCATTTATTAATTTACAAACCACGAAAACCCTAACCCTTCGAAACAAGCCACTAGTCAATCATGGTGCAATTCTACATTGCATTGCATATTACAGAAGCATCTACAGAGCAGATGTATTGAGGGTTCCTGTGGGCAGAGCTAAACATAAAGGTGACAGGATCCTTTATGTTGAAATCTGAGATATATTCTccaaagaaggggaaaaaattcGAGATACTCAACTGAATTCTGTTTCTCAAGAAGACAATGAAATGCTGATAAGCATGTGAGTGGAGGATTTGCAAATCAAAGACTAGATAGGATCTCAACCTGACAACAACCTTCATATATTTGCAAGAATAGCTCCTCTCTGGTTTATTTAATGGGTTCTTTTTGTTTAGTGAAAGTATTTGTGCTTGCTTGAGCTGTGAAGTTCTTCCATTTACCAACCAATTTAGAACCTAATAGATCTACACGGAAAGCAGTTCACTCTTAATTGTGATCCTTTGAGTTGTTCTCCTGAGTGACAGGTCTTGTCATGTGCATATGCTATAAACTTCTTTCATACCAAGAAAAACCTCTGGCTATatgcgcgcgcacacacacacacgcacacagaGGGCAGAAAGAACAATGTGAGGCACAGTTGAAATGCTTAGTGAAAAAGGAAATTGTATTAAGACAGACAACTTACCCAACATGCAAGGCGCTTAGCTGCTGCATCACAGTAGCTACTGCCgaagaaattaaataacttCCTGGCACCACCTGGGAACAAACGATGGTAGTTGGGCATGACAACTACTTCTTCTAGTTGCTGCAGTATGCTTGGTTCACTGGGTGCACAGTGTTGCCCAGCTAGATCACTTTCCAGCACATTTTTGCAAACCAGAAGACTAGAGGTGAGCATGGAGCTGTTCTGGCATGTGTAGCCCGCATAGTCTGAACAACGGAATTCACATATTCCATTATCACAGACTCCTCCATGAAGACTACATTGTTCATTGCAAACGGCTGCATATCATACAAAAGAACAAGCTAACAGATTAAAACGCTAACCACAATAATATGTCAAACTAATTTCATCATGAGCATGCAAGGATCAAACAAGGACTAATATCTTGTGAAGATATTCCTGGAAAGGCAGGTCTAACCCCCTTCTCCGGCATGTGTTGAAGGCCAATTCGAAGCTCATACACGGGAGGTCAGACAGAGTAGGAGGGGGTTTCAACCAATTGTCTGTGTATATCTACACATGAACATATTAGTACAAAGCAGGCAGggatttttttaacacatttactCCTCTCCCTGCACTTCATACCTCATTTGTTTATTCATATGAAAATTGCAGCGATTGCACTTGgctggctatgcctattctagCTTCCAGGTCAAAAGACACACCAAGAGCttagatatatttaaattatgaacTTAAAAGAAGGGTGTTTTTCACTAATGTGAACTAATCATTCTTCGCATTGAAGCCATTCTCCAAAAAGAACAATATCAAAAATCAATTGGGCATAGTGGGTCTCACTTCATCTACAATGCAGGAAAACACAACCACAAGAGtaacacgttttttttttttttttttttggtctcaCAAGTCCTCAATATGTATATCACCACCCTTGTATTTCCCTTCCCCCATAAAAACAGTACAGTTTGAGtaagactattttttttatcagtaaggGAACTTCAATCGTGATGAGCTTGAAAGCCACCAAAAAGTAGGTTTTCTGTAGCTTCATCATAATTAAACAAAGAACCAGCCAACTAAAAcataggaaaaatgaaaaagaaaaggaaaaggatatTCCTTTACCTGTGGAGCAGTCAACACCAGTGTAGTTATTTTCACATTCACAAATCCCATTAGAGAGGCATTGGCCATGTCCATTACAATTGCCGGGGCAGGAGCCtgcaaaaaatatcaatttagaaCTGATGccaaatcaaaagaaatatcaGAAAATTGAAATTCCACAAGCAAACTTGTATTTTGTGCATTGACTATGAAATAGGAAAGGAGGGAAACAAAAGCTCACGTTTACTACAGTCATGACCATGAAATCCTAGAAAGCAACGGCATCTTCCATCAAAACAGTCTCCATTGAAATGACAAGAATCGGGACAATGACCTGATCCAAGAACAGGGCCTGTGCTACAGAGCTCATGGTATTCAGGGCATATCAATTCACCTACAGACAAACATCGGGCATATCAATTCACCCACAAACAAGCATTAAAATCAATACAAAGAAAAAGGtgtgaacaaataaattttacgACATAAACCATCAGTGCAAAAAATGGGATAAATACCATTAAAGCCGGGGTACTGAATTGGTCCGCCACCTTCAGGACATACTTTCCACATACCATCAACAGCAACCTGAAAAGTATAGTAATGAGTTACATTGGGCTAACAAGGGGATGAgcttaaactttaaaaaatattatccattgccctcttttttttcttttttattttttagataggTATGGGTGTGTGATAAGGAAGGTGAGGTGTAGATTTAACACAGAAAATGACACACGTTATCCATTGCCCTCCTACTGTAGCAAAACAGGCATAgctcttattttatatttgacttttttttaacaGGTCAGCATAGGTGGGGCCTGCCACCATGATGCCGAAATGTTTATggatttttattgaattattgtTTAAAGCATCAACAAACAGTAAGTTGTCACCCTTCATTAACTCTGGAGACCCATGCTTGTGTCCAGCTCTACAGTCTTTACATGGATGCCATTTTTCATAAGACATCACATTGTAAATGTATAAATGATCAAGGGAAACTTCAATTTTGTAGTCACAGACGTGAGCTAgcagatatatatatgtgtacatatatatatatatatggatgtatGTTGGTCTGTTAGGAATCACCATAAGTGAGTTCTACACAAAGCTACCTAATTTTTCTTGCGTGGGCAGTGGGGATGATACACATGCTCTCAAACCACAGGTAGGTTATTTAAGACAATCAGTCAACATTATATATTGCTGCAAGTGAAAGCGAATATCAATCACAAATCCACCTACTTAGGCTTGGATACACGGTGCACTAGTATGGCTCAAATCAAGGTCACTAGAGTTGAGAACccaattaaacatattttagaGAATGGACTACTTGCATTGAACCAAGGACATAAGAATTCTACACAACATGTAATCACCATCTAGCCACCTGTTCTTGttggttatttttctttttttgataagttattcttgtttgtgattttCTACTATTTCTTATACCAAACATTGTAACATGTAGTTTGAGTCAAAGGAAAGTAccttttatatttcatttgacTTTTAAAAAGCAATTGGGAGAAAGGAGGGAAAGAAGGCTTAAACAGAGAACTCCACCAGAATGAGGTAATGGGAGCAATAGAATGCTGTGGAAACCTTCGGGGAGTAAAAAAATTCTGTTAAATCTGTCTATAAGGTGCTGAAAAATTATCAGCCCATTGCATTTCCATGGAAGGGTATTTGTAGAGTTTATGTGTCTCCCAAAGTtgcattttttacttggacagcaGCTTTAGGAAAAATTTTGACGGCTGACAATTTAAGGAAACAGGGGATAATCGTAATGGAGTGGTGTTATAAGTGTAAGAACAATGGTGAATCGATTCACCACCTTTTTGTACATTGCGAGGTGGCAAGGGAGTTAAGGGATGGCATATTTAGTAGAGCCAGGTTGACTTAGGTTGTgcccaagagtgtggtggagctcctagcatgttggaataggcatCATCATAGCCCTCAACTGGCTGCAACGTGGAGGATGGTTCCTTTGCGCTTGTTGTGGTGTATATGGacagaaagaaatgagagatgcTTCAACAACAAGTAGAGAGCTGTGGGGGAataatggaatttttttgtactttctttggctagttcatgagtttttgctatcttttcagctttctagaacGTAACTAagtgtctcttttgtatacttcctgtgtacatgggctttgccTAGTTTTGTTCAATCaatgaaatttcttacttataaaaaaaaaatgaaccataGGCTTTTCGCTTCTTTTGATATAAAAAAGCAACATAGTGCGCAGTAGCTCCCGCTTAAAATTATTCAGAATTAGATGCTCATGCTCTTTCTCCTGttctactttctttcttttcttttctttttttgtttgctcttctttttttttttcttttttttaacttaatttctaattatttggACCTAGTTAGCGAGCAATTCATTAATGTGAACCAAAAGGTATTGAAGCTCCAAGTCATACCTCTAGAGAGTTATTAATGCACCTGTGTTGATAACAACCATTTCCTTGGGTTATAGAACCGCGTACAAAGCCCGTACGTACTAATGATGAGGACATACACCTATATTTCAAAAAGAGAAACATAATAAGCAATATTGAATTTTGTCTTTTTAACTACATCCCATAGAACGACAGCCATACATATTTGAGAAAGTGCCAAACAAATCTGACCTAGAGCTACTGCCTCGCACTTCACCCAACATTCTGTCTGGTGCTCGAGCACTGCTTGTGTCTGTACATGATCCATCAGAATAAGGTACAAAGTACGTACAATAATCAGCCAATGAGGACTGCCCTCCTGCAAATGGCAATAACGTTAGTAACTTAGTAAACTGAACCTCACAGTAAGGACCAAGATCAAATAATTGGAAACTTGATACTGAAGTACATAAAATGGTGATATCCATATTAATCAGCAAATTGCCAAAAAAAGGCATTAACTTAATTTATTTGAGTTTTGGAGCAGAGATCGAGATACCATTTGATTATAACAAACAGAGGATTTTGACACAGGCACAAGACAATCCAAATTATGACCATCATCTGATTAAGGGATCCCCTTCCCAGTGTAAATATTTGGCGGCTACTACAACTTTAGTGGTTAACACAGAGACGGCATAGAATGTGATGGAACAGGTTAACAGAGACCATTATGATACTTTTAGTTGACAACTGATGTTCTTttgtttgaaattaattatatagttgcTCTTGGTCATCTCcagtctttattttcttctcttgttgGCTGGTACAGTTGGTTATTGCATGCTTAAATCAAACCCTAGACAGTGGTTAAAGAGTATCAATTATCACTAGATATGAAgattaataacatataaagaACAAACCTTTGTTAGCCAGTGGAAAATAACGTGCCCACTGAGGGAGGTCTCCACTGTAACTTACAATCGGGCAGTAACCCTCAGCCTCCCTGTTATATGTACACCCAGACGACTGGGTCGTGTTACAATGGTATGCCCCCTTCCAGAGATTGCAAGACAAGGTAACAAATTCAGTTCCTTGGTTATAACCCCAGTCCAGATGGTCTGCAATAGTATAATTAGCCTGGTACCACCCACTATCTTCTAGTAAAGCAAGCGTCATTTTCGAAACTACTGATCTTGTATCGACTGACCCCGTCATAATTTCATTCATCAGAAGCCTTTTTTCCCAATGAGATCCTGCAAGAAAGTTAGACGTACATTGAGCATTATGCTGATGAATTCCAACACAACTATAGATCAAATGTAGTCTGTCATAAAGTAATAGATGCTACACCCCTAATTATTCACCAAGTTATTAAATTCTCAAGCCCATCTTCAAATAATCAAACCAAGCGTCGGCCTCCAGAAATACCACTAACTTGGACGCCATTAAAATTTTCAGCTACCAAATCGAAAAAAGGGATTTGCTTCTGCAAGGTTGTGGAACAAAACCAAAACGataataatcaaaatagaaaCCTGATGTGCCACGTCCTCCTCCATCTTCTAGCTCTAACCCAGTAAAGTTATCGGAGAAAGCCTGCCAGAGAAACATTTATAgccaaaaaaatgcaaaataagcTCTCGTGAGATGATGCagatttataaaaaacaaagagaggCGCTCCAAACCGGACGCGGTGAGTATATGGAATTTATACCCCCCAATGGGAACATGTATGCAGCCTAATATAGTCACAACAGAATCAATTACATCAAAACAAATACAGTGGCAACTCTCTTTCCCGTagtcgctctctctctctctctctctctctctctctctctctctctctctcacagtcGCTCTCCCTCTGTCCTCTTTGGTTTCTTTAAAACTGCACTTGAGCTAAAACTAAGTTACGGGGCTGTTCTCATATCTCAGACTCACAGTTCTCCAGGCATCATTGCTCCTAAAATACTGGGTTTTTGTCTCCTAAAATCAATCAGGTGGTTCCTTTGCAACTGGTTCTCTTGAAAAACCCACCCAAAACAGCAGGTTCCCCACAACTGATTCATAGTCTAAGAGCATGGGAATGGGAAAGTCATGTGCACATATCTGAGCTCACCACATGGCACTTCCCTCCAATTCCTATGCAACAAATTAAATAAGggacaaaagaaaatgaaaacatgcAGAACAGACCTGTTAAAGGGgcagaaaaaaaagaaaactctgTCACGGGCTTGTGGGGAGAGAGTCTGTCGCCAGGAttaagatgagagagagagaggcgactGAGGGGGAGAAATGGAGATCTgagtggggagagagagagagagagagagggcctttaggaaaaagaaagagagaacaaCTGAGGGGGAGAGAGCGCTTTGCAACGGGAGTGTTATTTCCTCAAATCGGTTCTACTGTGAATAACTTAGAGCGCTTACATGTCGGCTTCTAATTGGAAGGTTAAAAGCAAACTTCTCACTACATCCGGTTTGAAGGTTTTCTCAAAAACAAATCCTTTTACAGCATCAAGGTTAAACATTGACAATCACCCCATAATGATGTCGGGAGTGCATGACAACACGTGGAAGCACCACACGTGTCACTATCCGACCAAGCTTTTCATCCATAACTTGCTTCGTGACCTGCAAATAGAGACAACAGGTAACAATAAGGTACCAAAATGTGTGCCTCTGAACCTCCAATATATGAATTTAACCTTTTTATAGCACATTATTAACGAGAAGATAAAGGAAACAAACTAATAAGCACTCAATTTCAGACAAACACATAAGCAAGTCTTGTGCCTTCAAAATCAGAAGTTCATATCTTATTGTTTCTGAAAGTACCTTCTAGTCAAAATGTAAGAAACTTATATTTATTAGAAATTAGAGCTATTAGcatttcatatcaaaatctattctcAAAATTTAGGTCATACTTCATCATACATATTCCACAAAGCTGCATTTGCGTGGCAGCTGAAAAATTATAGTAATTGACCATATGAAGGAAAAAATGTGTGAAGAGAGTAAGGACCTACAAAATCAAGTTATATTAGGAAAGAGCTCCTCAAGTCTTGCAAACCCATTGCATTGAGCTTACTGACACAGCAAATGaagatacaattttttaaaaaatcttccaaACTACAGTTGACGACATCAAATCCCTGGACATAGGTGATACTTGCTGCAATTTGCTCTTAAATATCTGGTTAATCTTCCAGTCATTGTCTTAAGATAGGATCTAAAATAATATGGAGTACTGTTTACCTGACTACGCCTTCTTTTCCTCTCATCTCGAAAATGAGAAAAGGCATGGGGATCAAAACCGAGAACATGCATGACctggaaaaatataaaatttgagcTCAGCATACAAAAGTACTTatgtgcacacacacacacaaacatgcatCAGAGCAGCTGTAATAAGACAACACACACGCGCACACATAACAACTAACTGACCTCATGTATGAGAGTAGCTGAAAGTAAGGTCTCTGCTTCAGCTGTCAAATGGCGTGGAGCAACATTCACATGCCCTACAAAAGACCATTGATACTGATTTCAGATTTCTACCGCTTGCAAAGATACAAAAATGCTCCAGACCAAAAGATGTGCCATGAATAACTTACCAGCAATTGCACGGCCCCATTGATCACGTTCACATGCCACTGCCCACGCAAGAGTGTTGCCAGTGGTAGGTCTTGTTGTAACCAAAAGAACCAAGTCAGCATCAGCTACACCATCTGGAGAAAACAGTCGAAGGATCAGTGTATTAGTTATTTAAACAGAAGAACCAGTGTAACTAGGATGTCGTAAGCTCCAAGGCACTCATTTGTTGTCAAGGTACCTTCAACATATTCGCGTGGGAGCTGTACCCCTCCATCTTGTCCACATGCAGAATATCCACTTAACCTCAGGTTTCCTTTCACAGGCTCAACAGACAGGGCTCTCCTGAACCAGTCTGCTGTTTGACCCAAAGCCTGCATTAAGTTGCTTCCAAAGAATAAGTTTCCCTACTTAATAAGAAACACTCTGAAAGAGTAATCTAAATTACAATGCTAACGGGGATAAAGCAGTAACAAATGACAGCAAGCAATACaaaaaagcaaaacagaaaTTTATCCAAATCCTCACAAGTTTGCAAAATAAGAGAGAATATgcagaaaacaaaaccaaaccttGTGAAGGCGAGCCCTTTTTTCCTCCCCAGAGATATCATCCAACGTGCAGTTATACCAGCAGTCACCAAAAATTGGAGGATCACCATGAGGATTGCAAGAAGGAGAGTCAGGAAGAGAGTTCACAGGAGGCTCACCAACCTGGTCAAAGAAACAAGACGATGAAACACTAATACAGAAAGCAAACCAACATGAG comes from Juglans microcarpa x Juglans regia isolate MS1-56 chromosome 8S, Jm3101_v1.0, whole genome shotgun sequence and encodes:
- the LOC121244067 gene encoding uncharacterized protein LOC121244067 isoform X5, whose amino-acid sequence is MELMVRCSPCKVPRFLTKLRFAVVIFEIILILVLLGATSGKSLGHQLQWQGPGREGDSNIVAHSCIHDQIIEQRRRTGHKVYSVTPQLYKESDLSKPLYHKGRALLGVSNFLEQLKDAKQPIRIYLNYDAVGHSPERDCRQVGDIVKVGEPPVNSLPDSPSCNPHGDPPIFGDCWYNCTLDDISGEEKRARLHKALGQTADWFRRALSVEPVKGNLRLSGYSACGQDGGVQLPREYVEDGVADADLVLLVTTRPTTGNTLAWAVACERDQWGRAIAGHVNVAPRHLTAEAETLLSATLIHEVMHVLGFDPHAFSHFRDERKRRRSQVTKQVMDEKLGRIVTRVVLPRVVMHSRHHYGAFSDNFTGLELEDGGGRGTSGSHWEKRLLMNEIMTGSVDTRSVVSKMTLALLEDSGWYQANYTIADHLDWGYNQGTEFVTLSCNLWKGAYHCNTTQSSGCTYNREAEGYCPIVSYSGDLPQWARYFPLANKGGQSSLADYCTYFVPYSDGSCTDTSSARAPDRMLGEVRGSSSRCMSSSLVRTGFVRGSITQGNGCYQHRCINNSLEVAVDGMWKVCPEGGGPIQYPGFNGELICPEYHELCSTGPVLGSGHCPDSCHFNGDCFDGRCRCFLGFHGHDCSKRSCPGNCNGHGQCLSNGICECENNYTGVDCSTAVCNEQCSLHGGVCDNGICEFRCSDYAGYTCQNSSMLTSSLLVCKNVLESDLAGQHCAPSEPSILQQLEEVVVMPNYHRLFPGGARKLFNFFGSSYCDAAAKRLACWISIQKCDKDGDKRLRVCHSACQSYNLACGALLDCLDQTSFSSAAVGRKLRGSAQGPVK
- the LOC121244067 gene encoding uncharacterized protein LOC121244067 isoform X3; its protein translation is MELMVRCSPCKVPRFLTKLRFAVVIFEIILILVLLGATSGKSLGHQLQWQGPGREGDSNIVAHSCIHDQIIEQRRRTGHKVYSVTPQLYKESDLSKPLYHKGRALLGVSNFLEQLKDAKQPIRIYLNYDAVGHSPERDCRQVGDIVKVGEPPVNSLPDSPSCNPHGDPPIFGDCWYNCTLDDISGEEKRARLHKALGQTADWFRRALSVEPVKGNLRLSGYSACGQDGGVQLPREYVEDGVADADLVLLVTTRPTTGNTLAWAVACERDQWGRAIAGHVNVAPRHLTAEAETLLSATLIHEVMHVLGFDPHAFSHFRDERKRRRSQVTKQVMDEKLGRIVTRVVLPRVVMHSRHHYGAFSDNFTGLELEDGGGRGTSGSHWEKRLLMNEIMTGSVDTRSVVSKMTLALLEDSGWYQANYTIADHLDWGYNQGTEFVTLSCNLWKGAYHCNTTQSSGCTYNREAEGYCPIVSYSGDLPQWARYFPLANKGGQSSLADYCTYFVPYSDGSCTDTSSARAPDRMLGEVRGSSSRCMSSSLVRTGFVRGSITQGNGCYQHRCINNSLEVAVDGMWKVCPEGGGPIQYPGFNGELICPEYHELCSTGPVLGSGHCPDSCHFNGDCFDGRCRCFLGFHGHDCSKRSCPGNCNGHGQCLSNGICECENNYTGVDCSTAVCNEQCSLHGGVCDNGICEFRCSDYAGYTCQNSSMLTSSLLVCKNVLESDLAGQHCAPSEPSILQQLEEVVVMPNYHRLFPGGARKLFNFFGSSYCDAAAKRLACWISIQKCDKDGDNRLRVCHSACQSYNLACGASLDCSDQTLFSRDGETEGQCTGSSEMKLSLLDRMLSIFYLSNNSWKGMSVKSR
- the LOC121244067 gene encoding uncharacterized protein LOC121244067 isoform X2 translates to MELMVRCSPCKVPRFLTKLRFAVVIFEIILILVLLGATSGKSLGHQLQWQGPGREGDSNIVAHSCIHDQIIEQRRRTGHKVYSVTPQLYKESDLSKPLYHKGRALLGVSNFLEQLKDAKQPIRIYLNYDAVGHSPERDCRQVGDIVKVGEPPVNSLPDSPSCNPHGDPPIFGDCWYNCTLDDISGEEKRARLHKALGQTADWFRRALSVEPVKGNLRLSGYSACGQDGGVQLPREYVEDGVADADLVLLVTTRPTTGNTLAWAVACERDQWGRAIAGHVNVAPRHLTAEAETLLSATLIHEVMHVLGFDPHAFSHFRDERKRRRSQVTKQVMDEKLGRIVTRVVLPRVVMHSRHHYGAFSDNFTGLELEDGGGRGTSGSHWEKRLLMNEIMTGSVDTRSVVSKMTLALLEDSGWYQANYTIADHLDWGYNQGTEFVTLSCNLWKGAYHCNTTQSSGCTYNREAEGYCPIVSYSGDLPQWARYFPLANKGGQSSLADYCTYFVPYSDGSCTDTSSARAPDRMLGEVRGSSSRCMSSSLVRTGFVRGSITQGNGCYQHRCINNSLEVAVDGMWKVCPEGGGPIQYPGFNGELICPEYHELCSTGPVLGSGHCPDSCHFNGDCFDGRCRCFLGFHGHDCSKRSCPGNCNGHGQCLSNGICECENNYTGVDCSTAVCNEQCSLHGGVCDNGICEFRCSDYAGYTCQNSSMLTSSLLVCKNVLESDLAGQHCAPSEPSILQQLEEVVVMPNYHRLFPGGARKLFNFFGSSYCDAAAKRLACWISIQKCDKDGDNRLRVCHSACQSYNLACGASLDCSDQTLFSRDGETEGQCTGSSEMKLSLLDRMLSIFYLSNNSWKGMSVKSR
- the LOC121244067 gene encoding uncharacterized protein LOC121244067 isoform X1; the encoded protein is MELMVRCSPCKVPRFLTKLRFAVVIFEIILILVLLGATSGKSLGHQLQWQGPGREGDSNIVAHSCIHDQIIEQRRRTGHKVYSVTPQLYKESDLSKPLYHKGRALLGVSNFLEQLKDAKQPIRIYLNYDAVGHSPERDCRQVGDIVKVGEPPVNSLPDSPSCNPHGDPPIFGDCWYNCTLDDISGEEKRARLHKALGQTADWFRRALSVEPVKGNLRLSGYSACGQDGGVQLPREYVEDGVADADLVLLVTTRPTTGNTLAWAVACERDQWGRAIAGHVNVAPRHLTAEAETLLSATLIHEVMHVLGFDPHAFSHFRDERKRRRSQVTKQVMDEKLGRIVTRVVLPRVVMHSRHHYGAFSDNFTGLELEDGGGRGTSGSHWEKRLLMNEIMTGSVDTRSVVSKMTLALLEDSGWYQANYTIADHLDWGYNQGTEFVTLSCNLWKGAYHCNTTQSSGCTYNREAEGYCPIVSYSGDLPQWARYFPLANKGGQSSLADYCTYFVPYSDGSCTDTSSARAPDRMLGEVRGSSSRCMSSSLVRTGFVRGSITQGNGCYQHRCINNSLEVAVDGMWKVCPEGGGPIQYPGFNGELICPEYHELCSTGPVLGSGHCPDSCHFNGDCFDGRCRCFLGFHGHDCSKRSCPGNCNGHGQCLSNGICECENNYTGVDCSTAVCNEQCSLHGGVCDNGICEFRCSDYAGYTCQNSSMLTSSLLVCKNVLESDLAGQHCAPSEPSILQQLEEVVVMPNYHRLFPGGARKLFNFFGSSYCDAAAKRLACWISIQKCDKDGDNRLRVCHSACQSYNLACGASLDCSDQTLFSRDGETEGQCTGSSEMKLSLLDRMLSIFYLSNSSWKGMSVKSR
- the LOC121244067 gene encoding uncharacterized protein LOC121244067 isoform X4, whose translation is MELMVRCSPCKVPRFLTKLRFAVVIFEIILILVLLGATSGKSLGHQLQWQGPGREGDSNIVAHSCIHDQIIEQRRRTGHKVYSVTPQLYKESDLSKPLYHKGRALLGVSNFLEQLKDAKQPIRIYLNYDAVGHSPERDCRQVGDIVKVGEPPVNSLPDSPSCNPHGDPPIFGDCWYNCTLDDISGEEKRARLHKALGQTADWFRRALSVEPVKGNLRLSGYSACGQDGGVQLPREYVEDGVADADLVLLVTTRPTTGNTLAWAVACERDQWGRAIAGHVNVAPRHLTAEAETLLSATLIHEVMHVLGFDPHAFSHFRDERKRRRSQVTKQVMDEKLGRIVTRVVLPRVVMHSRHHYGAFSDNFTGLELEDGGGRGTSGSHWEKRLLMNEIMTGSVDTRSVVSKMTLALLEDSGWYQANYTIADHLDWGYNQGTEFVTLSCNLWKGAYHCNTTQSSGCTYNREAEGYCPIVSYSGDLPQWARYFPLANKGGQSSLADYCTYFVPYSDGSCTDTSSARAPDRMLGEVRGSSSRCMSSSLVRTGFVRGSITQGNGCYQHRCINNSLEVAVDGMWKVCPEGGGPIQYPGFNGELICPEYHELCSTGPVLGSGHCPDSCHFNGDCFDGRCRCFLGFHGHDCSKRSCPGNCNGHGQCLSNGICECENNYTGVDCSTAVCNEQCSLHGGVCDNGICEFRCSDYAGYTCQNSSMLTSSLLVCKNVLESDLAGQHCAPSEPSILQQLEEVVVMPNYHRLFPGGARKLFNFFGSSYCDAAAKRLACWISIQKCDKDGDNRLRVCHSACQSYNLACGASLDCSDQTLFSRDGETEGQCTGSSVFVVFVVLSILGCNCMGGLL